Genomic DNA from Leptospira venezuelensis:
GTAGTTCAGGATCCTTAACAAATTTTTTCATATGAGAAAGACTCATCCATTTTACGATCTTATTTGCATGATTATTCTTTTGGAATGCAATCATTCTGATCTCGTTCCAAATATAGATCTGGAATCTATGCAATAACCTAAGGCCCGGAAGATACTTAAATAAGAACTTTTCAAAGGCAAAATATTTGCGATCTGGTTTAGACACAACCCAAGGTGCAGTTCTTTGAAAAACAGTTACGTCTGCTCCTTGGTTTACGATTTGAGGAATGAATTGGATTGCACTTGCGCCTGTTCCAATTGCTGCTACTTTCTTACCTGAAAAATTATAAGAAGGATCCCAGTTTGCAGAATGGAATATTCTGCCTTTAAAACTTTCTAAACCTTTGATAGAAGGTAAAGCAGGGCGATTTAATTGTCCTACTGCTGAAATGAAAACATTATGTTCTAAGGTTTCATTTTGAGAAGTTTTGATCTTCCAAACTCGGGAAGAATCGTCCCAATCTGCCGATTTTATCTCGACTCCGAAACGGATATGAGGGAGTATTCCGTATTTTTCGGCGCAATGCTTTAAGTAAGCGAGTATCTCTGGTTGAGCCGAATATTTCCTAGGCCAATTTGGATTTGGTTCAAAAGAAAATGAATAAAGATGAGAAGGAACATCGCATGCAGCTCCAGGATAAGTATTTTCTCGCCAGGTACCTCCAACTGAATTTGATTTTTCATAAATTACGAAATTATGGAATCCATTTTTCTTAAGCTGTATTGCGGCACATAGACCGCCGAAACCCGTACCAACAATTGCGATAGAGATTGATTTTTCTTTTTTATTTTGTGAATGCATGTTTTCCAAACTCCGGATAAATATTATGAACAAATGTTCATAAGGTTTTATTTTTTAGGTTCCGACTTAAGCGCATCATTGAAAGGAAAATCATTCTAGCAAGTCGATTTTTAAAATTAGATTTTGTATCGAACCTTGTTAAATATCAATCTTATGCTGAGGGAGAAGGAAGAAAGATCTGAATTACTGCTTCTTTAGAACTAGGAAACTCTAATGTTAAAGAGCCCTGGAAAATTCTTAATAAAGCACTATGTATTTTCAGCCCTTGCCCGGAAGAGCGGACTAATATAACATCTTTTCCTATTTCGTTTTTGATCTGAATGGATAAGCCATTCTCATATTGAATGGCGATTGTAATTTGTGATTTTGATTCTCCGGAATATTTTACTGCGTTACGTAAGGATTCCCTGAATGCATAATACAAAACTTCCTGAACTTCAGGAGGATAGTTTTCCGTTGCAGAATTTAAGTTTGGTTCTATTTTCCAAATTAGATTAGAATCTTTGGCTTCCGAATCTTGCAGTTTTTGTAGCATTGGAATAAGGCCAAGCCTGGAAATTTCCAAACCAGTATCAGACATTTCTCTCAATAGAAAGGAAATCCTTTTATGAAGTTCCGTAAGAGAATTTGCGTGTTGAGATTTGAGATTTCCTGATTTATCGTTTGAGATCTCTAAAATAAGAGAATGGATTTCAGGAAGAATTTCATCGTGAAGGATTTGCCTAGTCTTTTGGTCTGAAAGTCTTTGTTCCTGTATTTTCTTTCTTTGTAATTCTTCTAGAATATTTCCTGTTTCTTCCAAGAATAAAGAATGAACAAGCCAGGTCCCTGTGGTCCTTGCGATCTCTATTTCTTCTTCTGCAAATAATCCTCCGTTTTCTTTTTCTCCCAAGAGCAAGTATGCATCTCCAGAAAGTACACTCTCTATTTTTACTCGGATCACAAATCCAGAGAACTGATCTTTATCTAGATATTGAATGTTTGGGTTTTCGAGGTAATAAACTGTTTTAGAAAAATCAAATATCTCTGATTTAGTATCTTCCGGATAGTAGATATTTGTATCTGAGATGTAAGGAATTTTTCCCCGAAAGATCAGGGCCGCTTTGGTGGCTTCTAATACGTCCTTGCACAAATACCCGAAGGAAAGTTTTACAGAACCGGAATATAAGATCATTTTCAATACTTCGTTTTGGCTGAAACTTATCTGTTTGTTTTTTCGAATTGTAAAAAATCTGGAAAGAAAAAAGGAATAGGAGAATATGATCGGTATTTCTGCCCTCGGATACCCAAGTTTGGCAAAAACAAAATATAAAGAAGAAAGTATAAAAGATGTATAAATAGAATTTTTCCATTCTTGTCTTAAACTGATTTTCGGTAGTATCCTTCCGGTAAGAATTTCGTAGGATATTAATGCCCAGCCCAAAACTAAAATAGAAATGCAGATTAATCCTTGGATACAAAGAACGAATCCATAAAAATATTTTGGCTCTTTTTCCGCTTTTAAGATCAGATTTTCTATGATTCCGAATTCATCTCCTACGAATAAAACAGAAACTAATGAGACTACTCCTAATAGAGAAAATCCTATAAGTTTTAAGAAAGGAACCGCCTTTTGTCTTCCTAATTCGGAGAGACTATTGTTTGAAATTCTGAATAGAAATAAGCAGAGTAACGAAAGGAAAACACAGGTGAAAATATAGATCAAATAAGCGGATTTAAAGGAGAAAGGTACAAATTTCCAATATTCAAATAAACTGATATTCCAGGATTTTCCCGGATTATAGATGAGCAGAATAGAAATTGCAACTAATTGGCAAAAAGATAAAAGATAGAATAAAATAAGAAAGATCCCTTTCCTTTTTAAAAATCCGAAAAACCAAACTATAACCACATACCATCCGAATGGAATGAGTATTAGTAAGATCAGTCCAGGAAAAAAGTATAAGAAAGGATAAGAAGACACTATCAAAAATCCGCTTTGTCCAAGTATCGCAGAGGAAGCGAATAATAAAGAAGATACTATTAAAGTAAAAATGCTAAAATAGGAAGCTGCGTTTTTCTTTTCCAGATTTGTTCCGGTGGTAGTGCCTAACCAGAATAAATTTGTGGAAAGGAATATAAAAGCAGAACAAATTAATATTTCAAGATCTGTTATCAATATTAGGCATCCATGGAATCCTTTCTCCTGAAGAATTCCTATAAAAAATTTTTTCGTCCTCTTCCCATTCCAAAAAACGGTTGGCTAATACTATTAGCGCTGCTCTTGTTCGAGCAACTTTTTCGTCTGAGTTAGTTTCGTTTAGTCCCCAAGCAGAGTAGATCTGTCCATTTATTCTGCTAATCGTTCTCTTATCCTTGAACCCGAAATGTTGCGCGATCTGTTCGTTACTAAATCCTTTTGCTAACATTTCTGCTACGGATCTTTCGTTTGGTTCTAATACTGCAAGAGGGGAATTTTCGTCCTTCTCCCTGACTTCGGTAACTCTGGATTCTATTTCAGGATCTATAAAACTTTTTCCATCGTAAGCCAAGCGGATTAATGGGACCACCATCTGAGGAAGAAGATAATTCGATTTTCTAACATAAGCGTAATGGCTTAAGATCCCGGAACTTCTGAATGTTCTGAAATATTCGTCGCTGTCCTGTATGGAATAAATGACTACAGGTTTGCGCGGGAATTCTTTTCGGATGGAAATAATGGTCTCTATCCCGTTTAGCTTTCCAGCGAGTCTCACATCCAAAAGAAGAACGTCTGCCTCTTCTTCCAAACAATAACGGATCGTTTCTTCGCCAGAGTCACAGTCGAATACCGATCTTATTTTTCCGGATTCTTCCAGGCCGGAGATCATCGCTTTTCTGAGTTTTAGATTGTCTTCCGCTACCAGTACCTTGAGGGGA
This window encodes:
- a CDS encoding flavin-containing monooxygenase; this translates as MHSQNKKEKSISIAIVGTGFGGLCAAIQLKKNGFHNFVIYEKSNSVGGTWRENTYPGAACDVPSHLYSFSFEPNPNWPRKYSAQPEILAYLKHCAEKYGILPHIRFGVEIKSADWDDSSRVWKIKTSQNETLEHNVFISAVGQLNRPALPSIKGLESFKGRIFHSANWDPSYNFSGKKVAAIGTGASAIQFIPQIVNQGADVTVFQRTAPWVVSKPDRKYFAFEKFLFKYLPGLRLLHRFQIYIWNEIRMIAFQKNNHANKIVKWMSLSHMKKFVKDPELRKILTPDYPAGCKRILLSNDYYEALAKPNTKVLSEAIQEVNPEGIITKNGLKKFDAIVFGTGFKATEFLSPMKVKGTQGQDLNEVWKNGAEAYLGINVAGFPNFYILYGPNTNLAHNSIVYMIESQVRYLISALNEMNDKRIQALIPKVRSMQSYNASLNKKFDKFVWDTGCTNWYINASGKNTNNWPGHTYEYSYRTRKIDLSEYEILSA
- a CDS encoding ATP-binding protein; translation: MITDLEILICSAFIFLSTNLFWLGTTTGTNLEKKNAASYFSIFTLIVSSLLFASSAILGQSGFLIVSSYPFLYFFPGLILLILIPFGWYVVIVWFFGFLKRKGIFLILFYLLSFCQLVAISILLIYNPGKSWNISLFEYWKFVPFSFKSAYLIYIFTCVFLSLLCLFLFRISNNSLSELGRQKAVPFLKLIGFSLLGVVSLVSVLFVGDEFGIIENLILKAEKEPKYFYGFVLCIQGLICISILVLGWALISYEILTGRILPKISLRQEWKNSIYTSFILSSLYFVFAKLGYPRAEIPIIFSYSFFLSRFFTIRKNKQISFSQNEVLKMILYSGSVKLSFGYLCKDVLEATKAALIFRGKIPYISDTNIYYPEDTKSEIFDFSKTVYYLENPNIQYLDKDQFSGFVIRVKIESVLSGDAYLLLGEKENGGLFAEEEIEIARTTGTWLVHSLFLEETGNILEELQRKKIQEQRLSDQKTRQILHDEILPEIHSLILEISNDKSGNLKSQHANSLTELHKRISFLLREMSDTGLEISRLGLIPMLQKLQDSEAKDSNLIWKIEPNLNSATENYPPEVQEVLYYAFRESLRNAVKYSGESKSQITIAIQYENGLSIQIKNEIGKDVILVRSSGQGLKIHSALLRIFQGSLTLEFPSSKEAVIQIFLPSPSA
- a CDS encoding response regulator transcription factor, whose amino-acid sequence is MKADPLKVLVAEDNLKLRKAMISGLEESGKIRSVFDCDSGEETIRYCLEEEADVLLLDVRLAGKLNGIETIISIRKEFPRKPVVIYSIQDSDEYFRTFRSSGILSHYAYVRKSNYLLPQMVVPLIRLAYDGKSFIDPEIESRVTEVREKDENSPLAVLEPNERSVAEMLAKGFSNEQIAQHFGFKDKRTISRINGQIYSAWGLNETNSDEKVARTRAALIVLANRFLEWEEDEKIFYRNSSGERIPWMPNIDNRS